Proteins co-encoded in one Dyella japonica A8 genomic window:
- the cobU gene encoding bifunctional adenosylcobinamide kinase/adenosylcobinamide-phosphate guanylyltransferase, producing MRTLILGGARSGKSALAERLAVESGHEVVYIATAQAHDEEMAARIAHHRAQRPAHWLSVEEPLALAAALEAHARPGRCVLVDCLTLWLSNLLGAPDGDRFGQEREALLRLLPALKGQVLMVSNEVGLGVVPMGELTRRFVDEAGRLHQALAAQCERVLLVAAGLPMSLKGSLA from the coding sequence ATGCGTACCTTGATCCTTGGCGGCGCCCGCTCCGGCAAGAGCGCGCTGGCCGAGCGGCTGGCGGTGGAGTCCGGGCACGAGGTGGTCTACATCGCCACCGCGCAGGCGCATGACGAGGAGATGGCGGCGCGCATTGCCCATCACCGCGCGCAGCGTCCTGCTCACTGGCTGAGCGTGGAAGAGCCGCTGGCGCTGGCCGCCGCCCTGGAAGCGCACGCGCGCCCCGGTCGCTGCGTGCTGGTGGATTGCCTCACGCTGTGGCTCAGCAACCTGTTGGGCGCGCCTGACGGCGACCGCTTCGGGCAGGAGCGCGAAGCGCTGCTCCGGCTGCTGCCTGCGCTGAAGGGGCAGGTATTGATGGTCAGCAACGAAGTGGGGTTGGGCGTCGTCCCCATGGGTGAATTGACGCGACGTTTCGTGGATGAAGCCGGACGGCTGCACCAGGCGCTCGCCGCACAGTGCGAGCGGGTGCTGTTGGTCGCCGCCGGATTGCCGATGTCCCTCAAAGGAAGCCTTGCATGA